A genomic segment from Aspergillus chevalieri M1 DNA, chromosome 7, nearly complete sequence encodes:
- a CDS encoding uncharacterized protein (COG:G;~EggNog:ENOG410PFEN;~InterPro:IPR005829,IPR005828,IPR003663,IPR036259, IPR020846;~PFAM:PF00083,PF07690;~TransMembrane:11 (n18-29c37/38o61-81i88-108o114-138i150-169o181-203i282-300o312-332i341-363o375-394i406-429o435-455i);~go_component: GO:0016020 - membrane [Evidence IEA];~go_component: GO:0016021 - integral component of membrane [Evidence IEA];~go_function: GO:0022857 - transmembrane transporter activity [Evidence IEA];~go_process: GO:0055085 - transmembrane transport [Evidence IEA]) codes for MSIPKFAGMSGNLLMRTVTACATMGFLLFGYDQGVMSSIIDAKPFNTVFPATDNDSTMQGTVTAIYEVGCLVGAAFILGAGDWLGRRWSIILGATVMILGVIIQVTAYPGHVPLAQFIVGRVITGIGNGMNTSTIPTYQAECSRTSNRGLLICIEGATIAFGTLIAYWIDFGSSYGPDNLTWRFPIAFQIVFGLLIIFGMFFLPESPRWLLTRERYEDGERVIAALMNRETFHHEVQLQKNIILDSIRASGQAGKTTPLSAVFTGGKTQHFRRMLLGCSSQFFQQIGGCNAVIYYLPVLFKQSLKQSEFMSMILGGVNMIVYSIFATMSWFLIERVGRRKLFLWGTIGQCASMVVTFACLSPGTPSAAKGAAVGLFTYIASFGATWLPLPWLYPAEISPIKTRAKANAISTCTNWLFNFLIVMVTPIMISNIKWGTYLFFACVNACFLPVIYFLYPETAGRSLEEIDLIFAKGYSENLNYVKAAKDLPSLSDEDVERVAIQYGFGPADVDSSSDGATQEHTQVETEKSTFTQSSQV; via the exons ATGTCGATCCCAAAGTTCGCTGGCATGTCCGGCAATCTCTTAATGCGGACTGTAACCGCGTGTGCTACCATGGGATTCTTGCTGTTTGGCTATGACC AGGGTGTCATGAGCAGCATCATTGATGCAAAGCCCTTCAACACTGTTTTCCCGGCAACCGATAATGATTCAACAATGCAAGGAACTGTTACTGCTATCTATGAAGTCG GATGTCTTGTGGGAGCTGCCTTCATTCTTGGGGCAGGCGACTGGCTCGGTCGACGCTGGTCCATTATACTTGGTGCCACTGTGATGATTCTTGGTGTTATCATACAGGTGACTGCCTATCCAGGTCACGTTCCTCTAGCCCAATTCATCGTTGGTCGAGTTATTACTGGCATCGGCAATGGCATGAACACCTCAACTATTCCTACTTATCAAGCAGAATGCTCAAGGACCTCTAATCGAGGTCTACTCATCTGTATCGAGGGTGCCACAATTGCCTTTGGTACTTTGATTGCTTACTGGATTGATTTCGGGTCATCTTATGGTCCAGATAATCTCACATGGCGTTTCCCTATTGCGTTCCAAATTGTCTTTGGTCTCCTGATCATATTTGGAATGTTCTTCTTGCCTGAATCTCCGAGATGGCTTCTCACCCGTGAGCGCTATGAGGACGGTGAAAGGGTCATCGCTGCCCTAATGAACAGGGAAACCTTCCACCACGAGGTACAGCTGCAAAAGAATATCATTCTGGACTCTATCAGAGC TTCAGGTCAAGCTGGGAAAACTACACCCCTGTCTGCCGTGTTCACTGGTGGAAAGACCCAGCATTTCCGAAGAATGCTTCTAGGTTGTTCGTCGCAGTTTTTCCAACAGATTGGTGGCTGTAACGCTGTGATCTACTACCTCCCCGTCTTATTCAAACAGTCGTTGAAACAATCCGAATTTATGTCCATGATCCTTGGAGGTGTCAATATGATTGTCTATTCCATCTTTGCCACCATGTCCTGGTTCCTAATAGAGAGAGTCGGGAGACGCAAGCTCTTTTTGTGGGGTACCATTGGCCAGTGCGCCTCCATGGTTGTTACTTTTGCCTGCTTGAGCCCAGGAACCCCATCTGCGGCGAAAGGTGCAGCTGTGGGCCTCTTCACTTACATTGCCAGTTTTGGTGCAACATGGCTACCTCTTCCGTGGTTGTATCCTGCTGAGATCTCGCCAATCAAGACAAGGGCCAAGGCCAACGCGATTTCTACCTGCACAAACTGGCTGTTCAACTTCCTTATTGTCATGGTTACTCCAATCATGATCAGCAACATCAAATGGGGCACTTACCTTTTCTTTGCCTGTGTCAATGCGTGCTTCCTACCAGTGATCTACTTTTTGTACCCAGAGACTGCTGGGCGCTCCTTGGAGGAAATTGACCTCATCTTTGCAAAGGGGTACTCGGAGAATTTGAACTATGTGAAAGCCGCCAAAGATTTGCCTAGCTTGTCtgatgaggatgtggagcGTGTTGCTATCCAATATGGCTTTGGTCCAGCTGATGTTGATTCCAGTAGTGATGGTGCGACACAGGAGCATACTCAGGTTGAAACTGAAAAGTCTACTTTCACTCAGTCAAGTCAGGTTTGA
- a CDS encoding uncharacterized protein (COG:S;~EggNog:ENOG410PTJJ;~InterPro:IPR032567,IPR005162,IPR036875;~PFAM:PF03732;~go_function: GO:0003676 - nucleic acid binding [Evidence IEA];~go_function: GO:0008270 - zinc ion binding [Evidence IEA]) — MDPFQELRNEFSSTIRALQNEIESVKNEPKPLQRPKPCLPDPEKFNGQSLKFDTWLASMKAKLRIDAPAIGDAVAQFYYVYLNLESKVQALVLPQLSYAEDTNTWDYNTILDQLSLVYDNPNKVQEAEDYLLVLKQDSGESVAAYIAKFERILYEAKGKDWPDVTKISAFRKGLNPTLRGRLNQQLNLPKSYTDFLRVVQQLGSHSFSSNSTNVSHSQSHQSGSHTKSDPMDLSVININSLSAASTSLDERNRRRQQGSCVRCGSSDHWVKDCSMKAHKESNKIWNQQMIARLEANRLDDLNDLDD; from the coding sequence atggacccctttcaagaactccgaaacgaattttcttctacgatccgcgccctccagaatgaaatcgaatccgtcaaaaatgaacccaaaccacttcaacgaccaaagccatgcctccctgatcccgagaaattcaatggccaatctttgaagtttgatacctggcttgcttcgatgaaggctaagcttaggattgatgctccagctattggtgatgcagtggctcagttctactatgtctatctgaatctggaaagcaaagtccaagctctagttcttccccagttatcttatgcagaagacaccaacacctgggattacaacaccatccttgatcaactatctctggtttatgacaaccccaacaaggttcaagaagctgaagattatctactagtcctaaagcaggatagtggtgaatctgtggcagcctacatcgccaagtttgagaggattctttatgaggcaaagggcaaagattggcctgatgtcaccaagatttcagcgttcaggaaaggcctcaatcctactctccgaggacgtctcaaccagcagttgaatcttccaaaatcatacactgatttccttcgtgtggttcaacaattgggaagtcattctttcagctcaaattccaccaatgtttcccactctcaatcacaccaatctggctctcacaccaagtctgatcctatggacctcagcgtcatcaatatcaactccctgtcagcagcgtccacctccctagatgaaaggaacagacgacgacaacaaggatcctgtgtgagatgtggctcctctgatcattgggtgaaggattgttccatgaaggcacacaaggaatccaataaaatatggaaccagcagatgattgcaaggttagaggcaaaccgtcttgatgaccttaatgatctcgatgattga
- the RPB10 gene encoding DNA-directed RNA polymerase core subunit RPB10 (COG:K;~EggNog:ENOG410PRZ2;~InterPro:IPR000268,IPR020789,IPR023580;~PFAM:PF01194;~go_function: GO:0003677 - DNA binding [Evidence IEA];~go_function: GO:0003899 - DNA-directed 5'-3' RNA polymerase activity [Evidence IEA];~go_function: GO:0008270 - zinc ion binding [Evidence IEA];~go_process: GO:0006351 - transcription, DNA-templated [Evidence IEA]) yields the protein MIIPIRCFSCGKVVGDLWERYLQLLDEGIPDGDAMDQLGCKRYCCRRMIMTHVDLIEKLLRYNPAERDRAKAQI from the exons ATGATAATCCCGATTCGATGCTTTTCGTGCGGAAAG GTTGTCGGAGACCTGTGGGAGCGTTATTTGCAGCTGCTAGACGAGGGAATTCCAGATGG TGATGCAATGGACCAGTTGGGTTGCAAGCGATATTGCTGTCGCCGAATGATAATGACCCATGTTGATTTGATTGAGAAATTACTTCG GTATAACCCGGCTGAAAGAGATCGTGCGAAAGCTCAAATATAA
- a CDS encoding WD repeat protein (BUSCO:EOG09262E3Q;~COG:S;~EggNog:ENOG410PG3P;~InterPro:IPR015943,IPR001680,IPR036322,IPR011044, IPR017986;~go_function: GO:0005515 - protein binding [Evidence IEA]) — MSGASQSSRLSKRSRASDAAQSQVAHTDESRTKRRRFARRKSDSEKGSALPVSKGLQELSVIDGNMSLTNTHESSRTSWSSSQLGAGQYTDLEPVLTPDEEYLFLAVETAIHIYSTATSHLVRTLQTQPNQSIIGYKLCPINKDHIYVFTSTGSISKWEWVTGKQTLHWDTCRKTSSIDIIEASGEYTRILFYSICERKSGKREIRVFTFHDGKPSETVVLETDIRIGRIRAAQQGRAVLAYGGQNLLLGIADGSGFDSVENVQYTWREAILPVNITCLDVCENTRQNVQDAKARKVSEQLDLAVGEMAGSILIYQDVLGFFVNNQDIRDGGKSFAPRRLHWHRGPVNALRWSKDGNYVVSGGHESVMVLWQLDTGRKQFLPHLSSPICNIVISPTGNSYAVKLADNSIMVLSARELQPYATVIGLQVSPKMVKSRGQFGPNASSSVAAAVLHPQYPDQLLVAVPASRQMSQDGHYSAISPVLQTYNIHTNNHISRQALARTNTTVLKISPEGSEITTPDIKYLDIVQDGKWMATVDCWSPFPQDTKALGLSNTGDGRANSREETFLKFWKWNGSSNLWELVTRIDGPHFLDNGPTPILGLASRPRSNEFVTIGADAVLRVWCPNPRPLSGLQTGPDAAQQLETWKCRSIVDLKGSSGPNKTDYLNTACLTFSEDGSVLAVCLPSTSSANPGPVLLLDAQKCTIRYNRPGAYSDDPCAVRFLGRHLIVASKRAVSVWDTVDDLIRIPASPVDGLSAGRSQPLLAVSPRTRTFAIALHDLQQTKKSRTAQFHVQVYDIESLLPVFSFSVGKCPLVLTSDPRSGDYIIVDAGATVQRFGCPDRTPQTTTRPRELPSRVDSGLVDLFGSQTSALQNTATLDTERASSQSGGLSGVFGEAPSFVLPPASVLFRNVVQSLSVR; from the exons ATGTCCGGCGCAAGTCAATCTAGCCGACTCTCAAAAAGATCGCGAGCCAGCGATGCAGCGCAAAGTCAAGTAGCGCATACAGACGAAAGTCGGACCAAGCGGCGTCGCTTTGCACGAAGAAAGAGTGACAGTGAGAAGGGCTCTGCATTGCCTGTGTCTAAAGGGTTGCAAGAGTTGTCAGTTATCGATGGTAATATGTCTCTCACAAATACCCACGAATCCTCGCGTACGTCTTGGTCATCGTCGCAGCTCGGGGCTGGACAATATACCGATCTAGAGCCGGTTCTTACCCCGGATGAAGA GTATTTGTTCCTCGCAGTTGAGACGGCAATCCATATCTACTCCACGGCCACTTCTCATCTTGTTCGCACATTACAAACACAACCCAATCAAAGCATAATTGGATATAAACTCTGCCCTATAAACAAGGACCATATTTATGTGTTTACTTCGACCGGCTCTATCAGCaaatgggaatgggttactgGCAAGCAGACTCTACATTGGGATACATGCCGCAAGACCAGCTCTATCGATATCATCGAAGCTTCTGGGGAATACACACGTATTCTATTTTATTCCATCTGCGAGCGGAAAAGCGGGAAGAGAGAAATTAGGGTGTTCACGTTCCATGATGGAAAGCCGTCGGAAACAGTCGTACTCGAAACGGATATTCGAATCGGTCGTATAAGGGCTGCGCAACAGGGCCGAGCTGTTCTTGCCTATGGTGGCCAAAATCTTCTTCTCGGAATTGCGGATGGTTCCGGTTTTGACAGCGTGGAAAATGTCCAATATACGTGGAGAGAGGCAATCTTGCCTGTCAACATCACTTGTCTCGATGTCTGCGAAAACACTCGGCAAAACGTCCAAGATGCAAAAGCCAGGAAGGTTTCGGAGCAGCTGGATCTCGCTGTAGGTGAGATGGCCGGGTCGATCTTGATATATCAAGATGTTTTGGGATTTTTTGTCAACAATCAAGATATCCGTGACGGAGGGAAGAGTTTTGCTCCAAGGCGTTTACATTGGCATAGAGGCCCTGTTAATGCGTTGCGTTGGTCGAAAGATG GAAACTATGTTGTATCCGGTGGGCACGAATCGGTCATGGTACTATGGCAATTGGACACCGGTAGAAAGCAATTTCTCCCTCACCTCTCTTCTCCGATTTGCAACATCGTCATTTCTCCCACAGGAAATTCATATGCAGTCAAATTAGCGGATAACTCTATAATGGTCTTGTCGGCAAGAGAGTTGCAACCATATGCCACTGTTATAGGCCTGCAGGTGTCCCCGAAGATGGTCAAATCCAGAGGTCAATTTGGCCCAAACGCATCCTCAAGCGTCGCGGCAGCCGTACTGCATCCCCAATACCCCGATCAATTGTTAGTGGCGGTCCCAGCTTCCCGTCAGATGTCTCAAGATGGCCATTATTCGGCTATCTCACCGGTCCTTCAAACCTACAACATTCACACAAACAATCATATTTCTCGGCAAGCCCTTGCACGGACCAACACAACAGTTCTTAAAATCAGTCCAGAGGGTTCAGAAATAACTACACCAGACATCAAATATTTGGATATAGTTCAAGATGGGAAATGGATGGCTACTGTCGACTGCTGGAGCCCGTTCCCTCAAGATACTAAGGCTCTTGGCCTTAGTAACACTGGGGATGGTAGAGCGAACAGCCGTGAGGAGACCTTTTTGAAGTTCTGGAAATGGAATGGTTCGTCAAATTTGTGGGAATTGGTTACTCGCATCGATGGACCCCATTTCTTGGACAATGGCCCAACGCCTATTCTTGGCTTGGCCTCTCGGCCCCGCAGCAATGAATTTGTAACCATTGGGGCAGATGCGGTATTGCGCGTCTGGTGTCCAAATCCGAGACCGCTAAGCGGATTGCAAACAGGACCTGACGCCGCGCAGCAGCTTGAGACTTGGAAATGTCGGAGTATAGTCGATCTTAAAGGAAGCTCTGGCCCGAACAAAACCGACTATCTTAACACAGCCTGTTTGACCTTCTCTGAAGATGGATCGGTGCTTGCGGTGTGCTTACCGTCAACTTCATCCGCAAACCCTGGTCCTGTTCTTCTGCTTGACGCACAAAAGTGTACAATTCGTTACAATAGACCTGGGGCATACTCTGATGATCCATGTGCAGTTCGGTTTTTGGGACGTCATCTTATCGTGGCGTCGAAGCGTGCAGTCTCTGTGTGGGATACGGTTGATGACTTGATTAGGATTCCGGCGTCGCCGGTTGACGGTTTATCCGCTGGGAGATCGCAACCACTTCTAGCAGTCAGCCCAAGGACGCGCACGTTTGCGATCGCCCTGCACGATTTGCAACAAACGAAGAAATCCCGCACCGCACAGTTCCATGTTCAAGTATACGATATCGAGTCATTGTTACCAGTGTTTTCCTTCAGCGTCGGGAAGTGCCCCCTTGTGCTAACTTCTGACCCGCGCTCTGGGGATTATATCATTGTGGATGCCGGAGCCACTGTGCAGCGATTTGGTTGCCCTGATAGGACTCCCCAGACCACAACACGCCCTCGTGAGTTACCTAGCCGTGTTGACTCTGGATTGGTGGATTTATTCGGAAGTCAAACTTCTGCTTTACAAAATACGGCCACGCTTGATACAGAGAGGGCGTCTTCACAGTCTGGAGGGCTGTCTGGTGTTTTTGGTGAAGCACCCTCGTTTGTTCTGCCTCCAGCCAGTGTTCTTTTCAGGAATGTTGTACAGTCTCTATCTGTTAGGTGA